From Pseudobdellovibrio exovorus JSS, a single genomic window includes:
- a CDS encoding histidine phosphatase family protein, with protein MKVKNIYVIRHGETDWNKNHRFQGQTDIRLNETGREQAIKLRPIMQQLQIESVYSSSLMRAYETAELATQDLKLTIHKDDRLRETNIGDAEGKTHDEILESFGSESLLKWRSYEERLLDYHFPNGESKRQMMHRLRHVFLEIAQNSNRNTVAIFSHGMLMRAMTFVFGEGVPWDLNLFANGSVHHLVWSDENPEILIYKSRVY; from the coding sequence TTGAAAGTTAAAAATATATACGTCATTAGACACGGTGAAACCGATTGGAACAAAAATCATCGGTTTCAAGGTCAGACAGATATTCGTTTAAACGAAACTGGTCGTGAACAAGCTATTAAGCTCCGTCCTATCATGCAGCAATTGCAAATTGAATCTGTGTATTCTAGCTCGCTGATGCGCGCTTATGAAACAGCAGAACTCGCAACTCAAGATCTTAAACTAACCATTCATAAAGATGATCGCCTTCGTGAAACCAATATTGGGGATGCGGAAGGGAAGACACACGATGAGATTTTGGAATCGTTTGGTTCTGAGAGTTTATTGAAGTGGCGTTCTTATGAAGAAAGATTGTTGGATTATCATTTTCCTAATGGTGAGTCTAAACGTCAGATGATGCATCGACTACGTCATGTCTTTCTTGAAATTGCTCAAAACTCTAATCGCAATACTGTGGCTATATTCAGCCATGGGATGTTGATGAGAGCCATGACATTCGTTTTTGGTGAAGGTGTTCCATGGGATTTAAATCTATTTGCTAATGGCAGTGTTCATCACTTGGTTTGGAGTGATGAAAACCCAGAAATCCTTATCTACAAAAGTAGAGTGTACTGA
- a CDS encoding thioredoxin domain-containing protein, producing the protein MAAEFFEAYNFEQITDEEFAVKINANENADKLVCVFFWGHDCPNCEVAKKVLVDRKAEVDQLDMKWYQANIYEDFNLATRFGIFGIPIFIFFKNGKKLGKISPFPGFEPFYEAVSKLL; encoded by the coding sequence ATGGCGGCAGAGTTCTTCGAAGCGTACAACTTTGAACAAATTACGGATGAAGAGTTTGCTGTCAAAATTAATGCGAATGAAAATGCCGACAAGTTGGTTTGTGTATTCTTTTGGGGACATGATTGCCCCAATTGCGAAGTTGCTAAAAAAGTTTTAGTTGATCGTAAAGCTGAGGTCGATCAATTAGATATGAAGTGGTATCAAGCCAATATCTATGAAGACTTTAACTTAGCAACACGTTTTGGAATTTTTGGAATCCCGATATTCATCTTTTTTAAAAATGGTAAAAAGTTAGGTAAGATCAGCCCTTTTCCTGGATTTGAGCCGTTTTACGAAGCGGTCAGTAAGCTTTTATAA
- a CDS encoding HAD-IIB family hydrolase codes for MKNLTDFNSKIEFLLTDIDDTITTEGQLHAEAYDALWRLSDAGLKVVPITGRPAGWCEMIARFWPVVGVVGENGGFYFTHKHSTEVSVASSAKKMSRWFFTDPETIQKNKKRLELIETEVLKTVKGSAISSDQFCRLMDLAVDFCEDVPALDEESIQKIVQIFEKHGAHAKVSSIHVNGWFGDYNKLTTTFQFLKNEFNLTEEEALTKCAFVGDSPNDEPMFERFPHSFGVANILHFKDKMKTHPQYVSGAKGGQGFAQIAQRLIELHK; via the coding sequence ATGAAAAATTTAACAGATTTCAATTCTAAGATCGAGTTTCTCCTTACAGACATAGACGATACAATTACGACAGAGGGCCAGCTTCATGCCGAGGCCTACGATGCTCTTTGGAGATTATCCGACGCAGGACTGAAAGTAGTTCCCATAACAGGACGACCTGCTGGTTGGTGCGAAATGATCGCTCGTTTCTGGCCTGTAGTCGGAGTCGTCGGAGAAAACGGTGGATTTTACTTCACACACAAGCACTCTACCGAAGTCTCCGTAGCAAGTTCGGCAAAAAAAATGTCGCGCTGGTTCTTCACCGATCCAGAAACAATTCAAAAAAACAAAAAAAGACTCGAACTTATTGAAACGGAAGTTTTAAAAACCGTAAAAGGTAGTGCTATTTCATCAGATCAGTTTTGTCGTCTTATGGATCTAGCCGTCGATTTTTGCGAAGATGTTCCTGCATTAGATGAAGAAAGTATTCAAAAAATTGTCCAAATTTTTGAAAAACATGGAGCCCACGCAAAAGTCAGCTCAATTCACGTCAATGGCTGGTTCGGCGATTACAATAAACTGACGACGACATTTCAGTTCTTAAAAAATGAATTCAATCTAACAGAAGAAGAAGCCTTAACTAAATGTGCTTTTGTTGGAGACTCTCCTAATGATGAGCCTATGTTTGAACGCTTTCCTCATTCATTTGGGGTCGCCAATATTCTGCATTTTAAAGACAAAATGAAAACCCACCCCCAATACGTTTCAGGTGCTAAAGGCGGACAGGGCTTCGCCCAGATAGCTCAGCGGTTGATTGAACTACACAAGTAA